One region of Acidimicrobiia bacterium genomic DNA includes:
- a CDS encoding acyl-CoA dehydrogenase, with amino-acid sequence MSIAITDDHRALADTASDFLRKHDARGAARALLEADEEGLPPFWDELRRLGWLGLHLPEDHGGSGFGIPELAVVVEELGRAVAPGPFVPTVVASTVIEATAPDDLKAQLLPGLADGSRAAAVALGGDVEVRAGAATGAAGVVIGGGLADVLVVAAGDDVAIVERDRGGVKIEVPKNLDPTRRSARVTLDGAPATVIPGARGVLVDLARLLFAAEATGVARECTELAAQYAKDRQQFGRPIAMFQAVKHHCANMLVATELATAAVWDGARAASTGGDQLSLTAAMAATLAMPAADECANLNIQVHGGIGFTWEHDAHLYLRRATAIASVVDADEAAQDVTALVRGGVRRERSVDLPPEAEPIRDEVRAFVGRVRDLDESARRAAMIDAGYVMPHWPKPWGRDAGAIEQLVIEQEFAAAGVKRPQYGITGWVILTLIQHATEDQVARWVPPALNQDVIWCQLFSEPDAGSDAAGIKTRGTRVEGGWLVNGQKVWTSGAHVARYGFATVRTNPDAPKHAGITTMVIDMEADGVEVRPLRMITGNSDFNEVFFNDVFVPDDDVVGPIDGGWTVARATLGNESVSIGGGQGGMGMPADALVPPLDAHPDRLPGGASRVGRYVASSQAIDLLNLRSAHRAVAGGGPGPEGNVTKLVLSENGHEAAAILAELTGPDTAFLDGVSAITGTLVLMHRAMSIAGGTSEIKRNQIGERILGLPRDPLIK; translated from the coding sequence ATGTCGATCGCGATCACCGACGACCACCGCGCGCTCGCCGACACCGCGTCGGACTTCCTGCGGAAGCACGACGCGCGCGGCGCCGCGCGCGCCCTCCTCGAAGCCGACGAGGAAGGGTTGCCGCCGTTCTGGGACGAGCTGCGCCGCCTCGGGTGGCTCGGCCTGCACCTCCCGGAGGACCACGGCGGCTCGGGCTTCGGCATCCCCGAGCTCGCGGTCGTCGTGGAGGAGCTCGGCCGCGCGGTCGCGCCCGGACCGTTCGTGCCCACGGTCGTCGCGAGCACGGTGATCGAGGCGACGGCGCCCGACGACCTGAAGGCGCAGCTGCTGCCGGGTCTCGCGGACGGGTCGCGCGCGGCGGCCGTCGCGCTCGGCGGCGACGTCGAGGTGCGCGCCGGTGCGGCGACCGGCGCGGCAGGCGTCGTGATCGGCGGTGGTCTCGCGGACGTTCTCGTGGTCGCGGCCGGCGACGACGTCGCGATCGTCGAGCGCGACCGCGGCGGCGTGAAGATCGAGGTGCCGAAGAACCTCGACCCGACGCGCCGGTCGGCTCGTGTGACGCTCGACGGCGCGCCGGCGACCGTCATCCCCGGCGCGCGTGGTGTGCTCGTCGACCTCGCTCGGCTCCTGTTCGCGGCCGAGGCCACCGGCGTGGCGCGCGAGTGCACGGAGCTCGCGGCCCAGTACGCGAAGGACCGGCAGCAGTTCGGCCGGCCGATCGCGATGTTCCAGGCGGTCAAGCACCACTGCGCCAACATGCTCGTCGCGACGGAGCTCGCGACCGCGGCCGTGTGGGACGGCGCGCGCGCGGCGTCGACCGGCGGCGACCAGCTCTCCTTGACGGCCGCGATGGCCGCGACGCTCGCGATGCCCGCGGCCGACGAGTGCGCCAACCTCAACATCCAGGTGCACGGTGGCATCGGTTTCACCTGGGAGCACGACGCGCACCTGTACCTCCGGCGTGCGACCGCGATCGCGTCCGTCGTCGACGCCGACGAAGCCGCGCAGGACGTGACGGCACTGGTGCGCGGTGGCGTGCGTCGCGAGCGCTCGGTCGACCTGCCGCCCGAGGCCGAGCCGATCCGCGACGAGGTCCGCGCGTTCGTCGGGCGCGTCCGCGATCTCGACGAGAGCGCGCGGCGCGCGGCGATGATCGACGCGGGATACGTGATGCCGCACTGGCCCAAGCCGTGGGGTCGCGACGCCGGCGCGATCGAGCAGCTCGTGATCGAGCAGGAGTTCGCGGCCGCGGGCGTCAAGCGGCCGCAGTACGGCATCACCGGTTGGGTGATCCTCACGCTGATCCAGCACGCCACCGAGGACCAGGTCGCGCGCTGGGTGCCACCCGCGCTGAACCAGGACGTCATCTGGTGCCAGCTCTTCAGCGAGCCGGACGCCGGATCCGACGCTGCGGGCATCAAGACGCGCGGCACCAGGGTCGAGGGCGGCTGGCTCGTCAACGGGCAGAAGGTGTGGACGAGCGGCGCGCACGTCGCCCGTTACGGGTTCGCGACCGTGCGCACGAACCCGGACGCGCCGAAGCACGCGGGCATCACGACGATGGTGATCGACATGGAAGCCGACGGCGTCGAGGTGCGCCCGCTGCGCATGATCACGGGGAACTCCGACTTCAACGAGGTGTTCTTCAACGACGTGTTCGTCCCCGACGACGACGTCGTCGGACCGATCGACGGCGGTTGGACCGTCGCCCGTGCGACGCTCGGCAACGAGAGCGTCAGCATCGGCGGCGGGCAGGGCGGCATGGGCATGCCGGCGGACGCGCTCGTTCCGCCGCTCGACGCACACCCGGACCGTCTCCCCGGCGGCGCGTCGCGCGTCGGCCGTTACGTCGCGAGCTCGCAGGCGATCGACCTGCTCAACCTGCGGAGCGCGCACCGCGCCGTCGCCGGCGGCGGACCGGGGCCCGAGGGCAACGTCACGAAGCTCGTCCTGTCGGAGAACGGGCACGAGGCGGCCGCGATCCTCGCGGAGCTGACCGGTCCGGACACCGCGTTCCTCGACGGGGTCAGCGCGATCACCGGCACCCTCGTGCTCATGCATCGCGCGATGTCGATCGCGGGTGGGACGTCCGAGATCAAGCGCAACCAGATCGGCGAGCGCATCCTCGGCCTCCCCCGCGACCCGCTGATCAAGTAG
- a CDS encoding SDR family oxidoreductase — protein MDIEGKKAVVVGGASGMARATAEVLHEKGASIAILDLPSSAGDEVASALDGTFHAVDVMDDDGVERAIADAVGKLGGLHIAVNTAGGGIAMRTLTKNGPHPIADFRRVIELNLIATFNLNRLQADAMARNEPEDGERGVIIDTASIAAFEGQIGQVAYTAAKAGIAGMVFTMARDLGSLGIRAVAIAPSLFSTGITKGIPDEFADALTKDAAFPKRMGRPEEYARLAVAIVETPMLNGSTIRLDAGQRFAPK, from the coding sequence GTGGACATCGAGGGGAAGAAGGCCGTCGTCGTCGGCGGCGCGTCGGGCATGGCACGCGCCACCGCGGAGGTCCTGCATGAGAAGGGCGCGTCGATCGCGATCCTCGACCTGCCCAGCTCGGCCGGCGACGAGGTCGCATCCGCGCTCGACGGCACCTTTCATGCTGTCGACGTCATGGACGACGACGGCGTCGAACGCGCGATCGCCGACGCGGTCGGGAAGCTCGGGGGTCTCCACATCGCGGTGAACACCGCCGGCGGGGGCATCGCGATGCGGACGCTGACCAAGAACGGACCGCACCCGATCGCCGACTTCCGGCGCGTGATCGAGCTCAACCTGATCGCGACGTTCAACCTCAACCGGCTCCAGGCCGACGCGATGGCGAGGAACGAGCCCGAGGACGGCGAGCGGGGCGTCATCATCGACACCGCGTCGATCGCCGCCTTCGAGGGGCAGATCGGCCAGGTCGCGTACACCGCGGCGAAGGCCGGCATCGCGGGGATGGTGTTCACGATGGCACGCGATCTCGGCAGCCTGGGCATCCGCGCGGTCGCGATCGCGCCGAGCCTCTTCAGCACCGGCATCACGAAGGGCATCCCCGACGAGTTCGCCGACGCGCTCACCAAGGATGCCGCGTTTCCGAAGCGCATGGGTCGGCCCGAGGAGTACGCGCGTCTGGCCGTCGCGATCGTCGAGACGCCAATGCTGAACGGCTCCACGATCCGGCTCGACGCGGGGCAGCGCTTCGCGCCGAAGTAG
- a CDS encoding acetyl-CoA hydrolase/transferase C-terminal domain-containing protein, which produces MTDARQRPLIAYPDGADSARVAPRAAARLAGFAEVELDVLLGWTPEDRPWLASDALRGTTVMAGYALASAVRDGRLRYVPTRLSVVPQLVAQAAPDVAVVTGVRRGTRLAYRGTVGWGPAATRAARRVVVEVDAGTPDLGAPLIEGDVVAVVEREGGATAAAPRACDDVDLAIGRRVAALLPDDATIQLGPGGIAEAIVAGIERPVRVFSGLLTESTAVLAQRGLLAGTAVAGYVWGDDAIVDLARAGRLRLEPVETTHDVSGVGAIERFVACNTALQVGLDGAVNVERVGTRVVAGIGGHADFCAAASRSRGGMSVIALRSTDRRGNSTIVPRVDVVSTPRCDVDLVVTEHGVADLRDRTDDERAARMVAVAAPQHRAGLARSST; this is translated from the coding sequence GTGACGGACGCACGGCAGCGACCGCTGATCGCGTACCCGGACGGCGCGGACTCTGCGCGGGTCGCGCCGCGCGCCGCGGCACGGCTCGCCGGCTTCGCCGAGGTCGAGCTCGACGTGCTGCTCGGGTGGACGCCCGAGGACCGTCCGTGGCTCGCGTCCGACGCGTTGCGCGGCACGACCGTCATGGCCGGCTACGCGCTCGCGTCGGCCGTGCGCGACGGCCGCCTCCGGTACGTGCCGACGAGGCTCTCCGTCGTGCCGCAACTCGTGGCGCAGGCCGCGCCCGACGTCGCGGTCGTGACCGGGGTCCGGCGCGGCACACGCCTCGCCTACCGCGGGACGGTCGGTTGGGGTCCGGCGGCGACGCGGGCGGCGCGGCGCGTGGTGGTCGAGGTCGACGCAGGCACGCCCGACCTGGGCGCGCCGCTGATCGAGGGCGACGTCGTCGCGGTCGTCGAGCGCGAGGGCGGTGCAACGGCGGCCGCACCACGCGCGTGCGACGACGTCGACCTCGCGATCGGTCGTCGCGTCGCTGCCCTGCTGCCCGACGACGCGACGATCCAGCTCGGTCCCGGCGGCATCGCGGAGGCGATCGTCGCGGGGATCGAACGTCCCGTCCGCGTCTTCTCCGGGCTCCTGACCGAGTCGACCGCCGTGCTCGCACAACGCGGGCTCCTCGCCGGCACTGCGGTCGCGGGCTACGTGTGGGGCGACGACGCGATCGTCGACCTCGCGCGCGCGGGCCGCCTCCGGCTCGAGCCGGTCGAGACGACGCACGACGTCAGCGGCGTCGGCGCGATCGAACGGTTCGTCGCGTGCAACACCGCGTTGCAGGTCGGGCTCGACGGCGCGGTGAACGTCGAACGCGTCGGGACGCGCGTCGTCGCGGGCATCGGCGGCCACGCCGACTTCTGCGCGGCCGCGTCGCGGTCACGAGGCGGGATGTCGGTGATCGCGCTGCGATCGACCGACCGTCGTGGCAACTCGACGATCGTGCCACGCGTCGACGTCGTCTCCACGCCGCGTTGCGACGTCGACCTCGTCGTCACCGAGCACGGCGTCGCCGACCTCCGCGATCGGACCGACGACGAGCGCGCCGCGCGCATGGTTGCGGTCGCGGCACCGCAGCACCGTGCGGGGCTCGCACGGAGTTCGACGTAG
- a CDS encoding cytochrome P450 yields MTETTDDAPDATAVSELTPDALGVMVDLADPQPRYLAMIEQGGFVEPMDGFAMSFDRSITEHVLRHHELFSSRVEMKLGNVRPLIPLNVDPPQHAKYRKLLDPLFAPKRMDAQEEDITRRVDALLDDFVDDGECNFTEQFAEILPSSVFLGLMGLPEEELRMFLRMRDGILHPEKLEPDALLDPDARAAVMDRTGQEIYDYFGALVDARRAHPTDDVISGFVTAEIDGERLTREDVLDICFLFLIAGLDTVSDSLTCMYAFLATHPDHRRQIATDLSCIPTAVEELLRWESPVPAGVPRVATRDTELPNGAKVAEGTAVMVMYGAANVDPKEFPDGFEVRFDRKVNRHIAFGGGVHRCLGSHLARRELRIALREWHRRIPDYWIKPGHEQLEYPPGLRHVKDLVLTWR; encoded by the coding sequence ATGACCGAGACCACCGACGACGCGCCCGACGCGACGGCCGTGAGCGAGCTGACCCCCGACGCCCTCGGCGTCATGGTCGACCTCGCCGATCCGCAACCGCGGTACCTCGCGATGATCGAGCAGGGCGGGTTCGTCGAGCCGATGGACGGGTTCGCGATGAGCTTCGACCGCTCGATCACCGAGCACGTCCTCCGCCATCACGAGCTGTTCTCGTCGCGCGTCGAGATGAAGCTGGGGAACGTCCGCCCGCTGATCCCGTTGAACGTCGACCCGCCCCAGCACGCGAAGTACCGGAAGCTGCTCGACCCGCTGTTCGCGCCGAAGCGGATGGATGCGCAGGAGGAGGACATCACCCGCCGCGTCGACGCGCTCCTCGACGACTTCGTGGACGACGGCGAGTGCAACTTCACCGAGCAGTTCGCGGAGATCCTCCCGAGCTCGGTGTTCCTCGGGTTGATGGGCCTGCCCGAGGAGGAGCTGCGCATGTTCCTGCGCATGCGCGACGGGATCCTCCACCCGGAGAAGCTCGAGCCGGACGCGCTGCTCGATCCCGACGCGCGCGCCGCGGTCATGGACCGGACCGGTCAGGAGATCTACGACTACTTCGGCGCGCTCGTTGACGCACGGCGCGCGCATCCGACGGACGACGTGATCTCGGGGTTCGTCACGGCGGAGATCGACGGCGAGCGGCTGACGCGCGAGGACGTGCTCGACATCTGCTTCCTGTTCCTCATCGCCGGGCTCGACACCGTGAGCGACTCGCTCACGTGCATGTACGCGTTCCTCGCGACGCACCCGGACCACCGCCGCCAGATCGCGACCGACCTGTCGTGCATCCCGACCGCGGTGGAGGAGCTGTTGCGCTGGGAGTCACCGGTCCCGGCCGGCGTGCCGCGCGTCGCGACGCGCGACACCGAGCTCCCGAACGGCGCGAAGGTCGCCGAGGGCACCGCGGTGATGGTGATGTACGGCGCGGCGAACGTCGACCCGAAGGAGTTCCCCGACGGGTTCGAGGTGCGCTTCGACCGGAAGGTCAACCGTCACATCGCCTTCGGTGGTGGGGTCCACCGCTGTCTCGGGTCGCACCTTGCGCGCCGTGAGCTGCGCATCGCGTTGCGCGAATGGCACCGGCGCATCCCCGACTACTGGATCAAGCCCGGGCACGAGCAGCTCGAGTACCCGCCCGGCCTCCGCCACGTGAAGGACCTCGTGCTCACCTGGCGTTGA
- a CDS encoding sulfotransferase, which produces MIDLELDPLLAEARRRAGGLEDLGPGPFVEPFALFLESLEREARLNDLGRVIARERALLHTVNRLQYVDDRKRFPAIAGERIVKPVFIVGLPRTGTTILHDILAQDPANRAPMTWEVMFPSPPPEATTFHTDPRIVRCAATFPSVAEEDDHARAFKAMHPMGATLSQECVVMMGEAMCTPLFHNQFRVPTYQDWVDDDADWSHVYAFHERQLQHLQWHNPGDRWILKTGAHMWAIDALLARYPDARIVFTHRDPVESMTSYASLTTLVRSKGSDDVDRFEIADDWTARLRKVLMRAVDARRRDHPDARFHDMFFREFVRDQFGVVEQIYDALALPMSGAAADRMRAFIDDNPQGKHGVHAYTPEQFGVVPEKVREEFSEYIAHFDLAPE; this is translated from the coding sequence GTGATCGACCTGGAGCTCGACCCGCTCCTCGCGGAGGCGCGGCGCCGTGCGGGGGGCCTCGAAGATCTCGGGCCGGGACCGTTCGTCGAGCCGTTCGCGCTGTTCCTCGAGTCGCTCGAGCGCGAGGCGCGGCTGAACGACCTCGGGCGGGTCATCGCGCGCGAGCGCGCGCTCCTCCATACCGTCAACCGGTTGCAGTACGTCGACGACCGCAAGCGGTTCCCCGCGATCGCGGGTGAGCGCATCGTGAAGCCGGTGTTCATCGTCGGGCTGCCCCGGACCGGCACGACGATCCTCCACGACATCCTCGCCCAGGACCCGGCGAATCGCGCCCCGATGACGTGGGAGGTGATGTTCCCGTCCCCGCCGCCGGAAGCCACGACGTTCCATACAGACCCCCGGATCGTGCGCTGCGCCGCGACGTTCCCTTCCGTCGCCGAGGAGGACGACCACGCGCGCGCGTTCAAGGCGATGCACCCGATGGGCGCGACGCTCTCGCAGGAGTGCGTCGTCATGATGGGCGAGGCGATGTGCACGCCGTTGTTCCACAACCAGTTCCGCGTCCCGACGTACCAGGACTGGGTCGACGACGACGCCGACTGGTCGCACGTGTACGCGTTCCACGAGCGGCAGCTGCAGCACCTGCAGTGGCACAACCCCGGCGACCGGTGGATCCTGAAGACCGGCGCACACATGTGGGCCATCGACGCGCTCCTCGCGCGGTACCCGGACGCGCGGATCGTGTTCACCCACCGTGATCCCGTCGAGTCGATGACCTCGTACGCGAGCCTGACGACGCTCGTCCGTTCGAAGGGGAGCGACGACGTCGACCGCTTCGAGATCGCCGACGACTGGACGGCGCGTCTGCGCAAGGTGTTGATGCGCGCCGTCGACGCCCGCCGGAGGGATCATCCCGACGCGCGCTTCCACGACATGTTCTTCCGCGAGTTCGTGCGCGACCAGTTCGGCGTCGTGGAGCAGATCTACGATGCGCTCGCTCTTCCCATGAGCGGCGCGGCCGCCGACCGGATGCGCGCGTTCATCGACGACAACCCGCAGGGCAAGCACGGCGTGCACGCGTACACGCCCGAGCAGTTCGGCGTCGTTCCCGAGAAGGTGCGCGAGGAGTTCTCCGAGTACATCGCGCACTTCGACCTCGCACCGGAGTAG
- a CDS encoding zinc-binding dehydrogenase, which translates to MPDTMRAWRTHAYGAPRDALSLDTVPIPDPEAGEVRVRVHAVPLNLNDLERITGGNMMVRPELPAIPGMEVMGVVDACGEGVDDAWHGRRVVAIAKGATGGFAEHAICPVVGTFPMPDDIALPGAAALFFPFHLAWLGLFDRAGLEKGESVLIHAAAGGAGSAAVQLAKHAGARVFAAAGGPEKVALCRELGADLAIDYTANDFAPVVLRETGGRGVDVVFDNVGEAVMEQSMNALAYNGRYVMMGFASNKAVADEQFLVPRRIALGNMKLCGVLLSYADDDRAGLVKTALGWNLPPARLGAQIMTDVIRLVRDGAVRPVVGKVVGFDEIPAAIEAMADRRTTGRTVVVVDPEAA; encoded by the coding sequence ATGCCGGACACCATGCGCGCCTGGCGGACGCACGCGTACGGCGCGCCGCGTGACGCGCTGTCGCTCGACACCGTGCCGATCCCGGATCCGGAGGCGGGCGAGGTGCGCGTCCGCGTGCACGCGGTGCCGCTCAACCTCAACGACCTCGAGCGCATCACCGGCGGCAACATGATGGTGCGCCCGGAGCTGCCCGCGATCCCGGGGATGGAGGTGATGGGCGTCGTCGATGCGTGCGGTGAGGGCGTGGACGACGCGTGGCACGGCCGCCGCGTCGTCGCGATCGCGAAAGGCGCGACCGGTGGCTTCGCCGAGCACGCGATCTGCCCGGTCGTCGGGACGTTTCCCATGCCGGACGACATCGCGCTCCCCGGCGCGGCCGCGCTCTTCTTCCCGTTCCATCTCGCGTGGCTCGGGCTGTTCGACCGCGCCGGCCTCGAGAAGGGCGAGTCCGTGTTGATCCACGCGGCGGCGGGCGGCGCCGGGTCGGCGGCGGTCCAGCTCGCGAAGCACGCCGGTGCACGCGTGTTCGCGGCGGCCGGTGGGCCCGAGAAGGTCGCGTTGTGTCGTGAGCTGGGTGCCGACCTCGCGATCGACTACACGGCGAACGACTTCGCACCGGTCGTGCTGCGCGAGACCGGTGGCCGCGGCGTCGACGTCGTGTTCGACAACGTCGGCGAGGCGGTCATGGAGCAGTCGATGAACGCGCTCGCGTACAACGGCCGCTACGTGATGATGGGGTTCGCGTCGAACAAGGCGGTGGCAGACGAGCAGTTCCTCGTCCCGCGCCGCATCGCGCTCGGGAACATGAAGCTGTGCGGCGTCCTGCTGTCCTACGCGGACGACGACCGCGCCGGGCTCGTGAAGACCGCGCTGGGCTGGAACCTGCCGCCCGCACGCCTCGGCGCGCAGATCATGACGGACGTGATCCGGCTCGTGCGCGACGGTGCCGTGCGACCGGTCGTCGGAAAGGTCGTGGGTTTCGACGAGATCCCGGCCGCGATCGAAGCGATGGCGGACCGCCGGACGACGGGCCGCACGGTGGTGGTCGTCGATCCCGAGGCCGCGTGA
- a CDS encoding sulfotransferase has product MSAHADALLDAACAATGLDDFGDDSFREGLDVYVASLDDEARLNEIGQAALDAQIVTNLSNRLRVTDWIAHHPDVERERVARPLFVLGLPRTGTTFLSYLLDQDADNRSLMRWEAQDSVPPPERATFTTDPRIAATRESQTMLDALNPGFKAVHYEAPDGPTECVSVFAQDFKAVLWETVANVPSYGEWLAHCDYTSAYQYHRRVLQLLQSHAPGRWSLKSPAHCLALDALLATYPDARFVVTHRDPVVVVASTCSLVRSLSGTFSDADHGTYVASHWPDVLEQIVTRADAFRDAHGDERFYDVAYVDLVRDPVGTVRAIYEHFDEELSGDAAAAMARYASDNRQGKHGTHAYRLEDLGLDPVTLEERFAPYRERHGIPHERVP; this is encoded by the coding sequence GTGAGCGCGCACGCCGACGCGCTGCTCGACGCGGCGTGCGCCGCCACCGGTCTCGACGACTTCGGCGACGACTCGTTCCGCGAGGGACTCGACGTGTACGTCGCGTCGCTCGACGACGAGGCCCGTCTCAACGAGATCGGGCAGGCGGCGCTCGACGCGCAGATCGTGACCAACCTGAGCAATCGTCTCCGGGTGACGGACTGGATCGCGCATCACCCGGACGTCGAGCGCGAGCGCGTGGCGAGGCCGTTGTTCGTGCTCGGCCTCCCGCGCACCGGCACGACGTTCCTCAGCTACCTGCTCGACCAGGACGCTGACAACCGGTCGCTCATGCGGTGGGAGGCTCAGGACAGCGTCCCACCGCCGGAGCGCGCGACGTTCACGACCGACCCGCGCATCGCGGCGACGCGTGAGTCGCAGACGATGCTCGACGCGCTCAATCCCGGGTTCAAGGCGGTGCACTACGAGGCGCCGGACGGGCCGACCGAGTGCGTCTCGGTCTTCGCGCAGGACTTCAAGGCCGTGCTGTGGGAGACCGTCGCCAACGTGCCGTCGTACGGCGAGTGGCTCGCGCACTGCGACTACACGTCGGCGTACCAGTACCACCGGCGGGTGCTGCAGCTGCTGCAGTCGCACGCGCCCGGACGCTGGTCCTTGAAGAGCCCGGCCCACTGCCTCGCGCTCGACGCTCTCCTCGCCACGTATCCCGACGCGCGCTTCGTCGTCACGCACCGCGACCCGGTCGTCGTCGTCGCATCGACGTGCAGCCTCGTGCGCTCGCTGTCGGGCACGTTCTCGGATGCCGACCACGGCACGTACGTCGCGTCGCATTGGCCGGACGTGCTGGAGCAGATCGTGACGCGCGCCGACGCGTTCCGCGACGCGCACGGCGACGAGCGGTTCTACGACGTCGCGTACGTCGACCTCGTGCGCGATCCGGTCGGCACCGTACGTGCGATCTACGAGCACTTCGACGAGGAGCTGAGCGGCGATGCCGCCGCCGCAATGGCCCGGTACGCGTCTGACAACCGTCAGGGCAAGCACGGGACGCATGCGTACCGGCTCGAGGACCTCGGGCTGGACCCCGTGACGCTCGAGGAGCGCTTCGCCCCGTACCGCGAGCGTCACGGCATCCCGCACGAGCGAGTCCCGTAG
- a CDS encoding zinc-binding dehydrogenase, whose protein sequence is MRAWRVHDVGEPDRVITMEDVAPPEAGALRGLRMSLAGWVPEGAPGAASEPHEDWVVIDVAMAALSLPDVTMARGTYPVPVSRPYTSGQEGVGVVTDAAPRHRHLVGRRVAACMIQPFGSLADVAVGVGMIVAVSDAMPDADAAAFLIPAHTGYHAVVRRGSVTDGEIVAVTGAAGALGSACIQLARARGATVLAIVGTSGEVDKAEHCRELGADVVIDHTRVDVPDALLRETDGRGVDVIVDPVQGAAAAELRRALRVGGRHVLCGHAGGLAPIDPHFYLRNHTLVGVTLGGYPPDEMRRMHAETQTALDVMLTAGTYRPTPTRVVGFADVPTALADIAARRSAGRIVVDIRS, encoded by the coding sequence ATGCGCGCGTGGCGGGTGCACGACGTCGGTGAGCCGGACCGCGTGATCACGATGGAGGACGTCGCGCCACCCGAAGCGGGCGCGCTGCGCGGTCTGCGCATGAGCTTGGCGGGATGGGTGCCCGAGGGCGCTCCCGGCGCCGCGTCCGAGCCGCACGAGGACTGGGTGGTCATCGACGTCGCGATGGCCGCGTTGTCGCTGCCCGACGTGACGATGGCGCGTGGGACGTACCCGGTCCCGGTATCCCGCCCGTACACGAGCGGCCAGGAGGGCGTCGGCGTCGTGACGGACGCCGCGCCGCGTCACCGTCACCTCGTGGGCCGGCGCGTCGCGGCGTGCATGATCCAGCCGTTCGGGAGCCTGGCCGATGTCGCCGTGGGCGTCGGCATGATCGTCGCGGTGTCGGACGCGATGCCCGACGCCGACGCCGCCGCCTTCCTCATCCCCGCGCACACCGGGTACCACGCGGTGGTGCGGCGCGGGTCCGTCACGGACGGCGAAATCGTCGCGGTCACGGGTGCGGCGGGCGCGCTCGGCTCGGCATGCATCCAGCTCGCGAGAGCACGAGGCGCGACCGTGCTCGCGATCGTCGGCACCTCGGGCGAGGTCGACAAGGCGGAGCACTGCCGCGAGCTCGGAGCGGACGTGGTGATCGACCACACACGGGTCGACGTCCCAGACGCGTTGTTGCGCGAGACCGACGGCCGCGGCGTCGACGTCATCGTGGACCCCGTGCAGGGCGCGGCCGCCGCCGAGCTCAGGCGTGCATTGCGCGTCGGCGGCCGGCACGTGCTGTGCGGTCACGCCGGCGGGCTGGCCCCGATCGACCCGCACTTCTACCTGCGCAACCACACGCTCGTGGGCGTCACGCTCGGCGGGTACCCGCCCGACGAGATGCGGCGCATGCACGCGGAGACGCAGACCGCGCTCGACGTGATGCTGACCGCGGGAACGTACCGGCCGACGCCGACCCGCGTCGTCGGCTTCGCCGACGTCCCTACCGCGCTGGCCGACATCGCGGCCCGCCGCAGCGCGGGACGGATCGTCGTGGACATCCGGTCCTGA
- a CDS encoding DUF1003 domain-containing protein, which produces MRRRRIERRGFVARWDRHPSVPSGNQLTLGERAADAMRNGMGSWNFVFAFIAVMAAWAIANSVFYLFGQHGKHGFDPYPYILLNLFLSMVAGLQGAILLIAAKRSDQIASQLAEHDYATDMKASERIEAIHERLEEFAVANRQLLEQNTALLRQIADHVAK; this is translated from the coding sequence ATGCGACGACGACGCATCGAGCGCCGCGGGTTCGTCGCGCGCTGGGATCGACATCCGTCCGTGCCGAGCGGCAACCAGCTCACGCTCGGCGAACGTGCTGCGGACGCGATGCGCAACGGCATGGGCTCGTGGAACTTCGTGTTCGCGTTCATCGCCGTGATGGCCGCGTGGGCGATCGCGAACAGCGTCTTCTATCTGTTCGGGCAGCACGGCAAGCACGGGTTCGACCCCTACCCGTACATCCTCCTCAACCTGTTCCTCTCGATGGTCGCGGGCCTCCAAGGTGCGATCCTGCTCATCGCGGCGAAGCGCTCCGACCAGATCGCCAGTCAGCTCGCCGAGCACGACTACGCGACGGACATGAAGGCATCGGAACGCATCGAGGCCATCCACGAACGGCTGGAGGAGTTCGCGGTCGCGAACCGCCAGCTCCTCGAGCAGAACACCGCGCTCCTGCGCCAGATCGCCGACCACGTCGCAAAGTGA